From Carya illinoinensis cultivar Pawnee chromosome 5, C.illinoinensisPawnee_v1, whole genome shotgun sequence, one genomic window encodes:
- the LOC122308870 gene encoding vinorine synthase-like — translation MKVDVEVISHDTIKPSSVTPLHLRHYTLSFIDQITPQIFMPYVLFYPRDADSDLNSFADRQDRIKKSLSEALAVFYPLAGRVKGNSYIECNDEGVHYVEAKVSCTLSKFLEDPNPSEQIKFLPHDLDDDNELPLAVQVSVFNCGGIVMGLTFAHKVMDASSFFLFLNSWAAIARGDSNIATPVFESAMIFPPESGPTYNPGRGTGKDNISIKRFVFDSSTIASLKAKYSSDSSSVKYPSPTRVEALSAFIFSRLLAATHPEANPNKSYIVFQAANLRTRMNPPLSENYFGNMSVGTGTEVSRDNANGFHGMVLPVRDAIRKADINYVNSHREGGANFTFQLDMERLRKGEVVNLCFTSLCRFPTYEADFGWGKPVWTGSARLLFKNLVTFFDTKEGNGIEVWINLEEEDMAKFEVDKELLAYVSSAKISVD, via the coding sequence ATGAAGGTAGATGTCGAAGTTATCTCTCACGACACTATCAAGCCATCTTCAGTGACCCCACTCCACCTCCGCCATTACACTCTCTCCTTCATAGATCAAATAACACCTCAAATTTTCATGCCTTATGTTCTGTTTTATCCGAGAGATGCCGATAGTGATCTCAACAGTTTTGCAGATCGCCAAGATCGGATTAAGAAATCTTTGTCCGAGGCTTTGGCAGTGTTTTACCCGCTAGCAGGGCGAGTTAAGGGCAATTCTTACATTGAATGCAACGATGAGGGTGTCCACTACGTGGAAGCCAAGGTAAGCTGTACTCTTTCAAAGTTTCTTGAGGATCCAAACCCATCTGagcaaatcaaattcttgcctCACGACTTGGACGATGATAATGAACTACCCTTAGCCGTTCAAGTCAGTGTTTTCAACTGTGGTGGGATTGTTATGGGACTGACTTTCGCCCACAAGGTTATGGATGCTTCTTCATTCTTCTTGTTCCTAAATAGTTGGGCTGCTATTGCTCGTGGCGATAGCAACATAGCTACTCCAGTGTTCGAATCTGCAATGATCTTCCCGCCGGAATCGGGTCCCACCTATAATCCAGGTAGGGGGACGGGAAAGGACAATATCTCCATAAAGAGATTTGTCTTCGACTCGTCCACTATAGCGAGTCTTAAGGCCAAATACAGTAGTGACAGCTCGAGCGTCAAGTACCCAAGCCCCACTCGCGTGGAGGCTTTATCAGCTTTCATATTCAGTCGCCTCTTGGCTGCCACCCACCCGGAAGCGAACCCCAATAAGTCCTACATCGTGTTTCAAGCTGCAAATCTACGCACGAGGATGAACCCACCACTTTCGGAAAATTATTTTGGGAACATGAGCGTGGGCACGGGTACTGAAGTATCTCGAGACAATGCTAATGGCTTTCACGGAATGGTTCTTCCAGTGAGAGATGCCATAAGGAAAGCTGACATAAATTATGTTAACAGTCATCGAGAGGGTGGTGCGAACTTCACCTTTCAATTGGACATGGAACGATTAAGGAAAGGAGAGGTGGTTAACTTATGTTTCACCAGCTTGTGTAGGTTTCCTACATATGAAGCTGATTTTGGATGGGGGAAGCCTGTCTGGACAGGATCAGCTAGATTGCTGTTCAAGAATCTAGTTACTTTCTTTGACACAAAAGAAGGGAATGGAATAGAAGTATGGATTAACTTGGAGGAGGAGGACATGGCTAAATTTGAAGTTGACAAGGAGCTTCTGGCTTATGTTTCTTCGGCCAAGATTTCCGTTGATTAG